From one Luteolibacter sp. SL250 genomic stretch:
- the mpl gene encoding UDP-N-acetylmuramate:L-alanyl-gamma-D-glutamyl-meso-diaminopimelate ligase: MADKTRFHFTGICGTAMGAVAAAMKQRGFTVTGSDAAVYPPMSDFLRNQGITIAEGYKEEHIPADADVVIIGNAISRGNPEAEAALDRKLLYHSLPEVMKEFFLRGKRNLVVSGTHGKTTTSSMLASVLRDAGKNPGFMIGGLPKNLGCGAYFPDSEFNVLEGDEYDTAFFDKRSKFLHYLPDCVVVNNIEFDHADIYNSLDEIKLTFRRLLNIVPRSGRAFVNGDDPNCLDVSANAPCPVTRVGLGENCDLRIENVSYEPERSSFTLGGVPYSVRMTGEFNVRNAAMAAAAATFAGLSPEEIRAGLENFEGVARRQELKGEVNGIKVVDDFAHHPTAIKLAVQSLRQKFNGDRLWVLFEPRSNTTRRAVFQNELAEALATADCAVVAAIPDLHKIPENDRLDPEKLASDIVRLGGECAYLADVDAIVAYVSERAATGDVIAVLSNGGFGGIHGKLLEALA; the protein is encoded by the coding sequence ATGGCAGACAAGACCCGCTTCCACTTCACTGGCATCTGTGGCACCGCCATGGGGGCCGTCGCCGCCGCCATGAAACAGCGCGGATTCACCGTCACCGGTTCCGACGCCGCCGTGTATCCGCCCATGTCCGACTTCCTGCGGAATCAGGGCATCACCATCGCGGAGGGCTACAAGGAAGAGCACATCCCGGCGGATGCGGATGTGGTCATCATCGGAAACGCCATTTCCCGTGGAAATCCGGAGGCGGAAGCCGCGCTCGACCGCAAGCTGCTCTACCATTCCCTGCCGGAGGTCATGAAGGAGTTCTTCCTCCGCGGAAAGAGGAACCTCGTCGTCTCCGGCACCCACGGAAAAACCACCACCTCCTCCATGCTGGCGTCCGTGCTCCGTGATGCGGGGAAAAACCCCGGCTTCATGATCGGCGGCCTGCCGAAGAACCTCGGCTGCGGCGCCTACTTTCCGGATTCCGAATTCAACGTCCTGGAGGGCGACGAATACGACACCGCCTTCTTCGACAAGCGCTCGAAGTTCCTCCACTACCTGCCGGACTGCGTGGTGGTGAACAACATCGAGTTCGACCACGCGGACATCTACAACTCGCTGGACGAAATCAAGCTGACCTTCCGCCGCCTGCTCAACATCGTCCCCCGCAGTGGCCGTGCCTTCGTCAACGGGGATGACCCCAACTGCCTGGACGTCTCCGCCAACGCGCCATGCCCGGTGACCCGCGTGGGTCTCGGGGAGAACTGCGATCTGCGCATCGAAAACGTCAGCTATGAGCCGGAGCGCAGCTCGTTCACCCTCGGTGGCGTGCCGTATTCCGTCCGCATGACGGGGGAGTTCAACGTCCGCAATGCCGCGATGGCCGCCGCCGCCGCCACCTTCGCCGGGCTTTCCCCGGAGGAAATCCGCGCCGGACTGGAGAATTTCGAGGGCGTCGCCCGCCGTCAGGAACTGAAGGGCGAGGTGAACGGCATCAAGGTGGTCGATGACTTCGCGCACCACCCCACCGCCATCAAGCTGGCGGTGCAGAGCCTGCGCCAGAAGTTCAACGGCGACCGGCTGTGGGTGCTTTTCGAACCGCGTTCGAACACCACCCGCAGGGCCGTTTTCCAGAATGAACTGGCCGAGGCGCTGGCCACCGCGGACTGCGCCGTGGTCGCCGCCATCCCGGACCTCCACAAGATCCCGGAAAACGACCGGCTTGATCCCGAAAAGCTGGCATCCGACATCGTCCGCCTCGGCGGCGAGTGCGCCTACCTGGCGGATGTCGATGCCATCGTCGCCTACGTCTCAGAGCGTGCCGCCACCGGGGATGTCATCGCCGTGCTCAGCAACGGCGGCTTCGGCGGCATCCACGGCAAGCTGCTGGAGGCGCTGGCCTGA
- a CDS encoding sigma-70 family RNA polymerase sigma factor: MPDSDATLLTTFAATRDEKSFRTLADRYLGLIFHTALRRTGNRPLAEEVSQNVLCAMARKAGNLARHPERLAPWLHRATILESLKAMRSECSYQRRKHLPPPEETPSSPGSGSIWTDAVPLLDGALDKLPEADRTVLMLHFFGNRSFPQIAGILGKSADAVQKQSRRALEKLSRLLRARGVALSASVIAAGLSAEFAKAAPVSLAATAAAAAWSTPSSTGPITALLSMKPKVLIPAAVLVCGLPLAVQQSAISSAAARNRELTASAPGGPAGGGAPSRQRVVATATGGAANLDFIALGDRWDGIRRSLGNHAMPGTPDLQAEAYAADLENLDTPTLVELIRKGAAETMNRDTKYATLRTLAFTLAKRDPRLALETLLTAFPAGVNLPRALNRTGAGNILGHWAAADPRAAYDWFQAGNLRERYGPELGVSSPRRDSLGELTIPLLDSLLLSDPGLARELVLSLPEAERPTFFGNLTMGTRSKNTGITFTGEGRPPAPVRKTANLLALFREFAPSQVAKELPVIFQPGSVAPRDLEEFLAGVDFTEAEKIMVARHLARMARSSVRQPDGTVVERINGGMMEVAKRLAPDLASQLAADAGEESRKRDAGMAQAQLQILNAPVELGDPAISMILMNHDFSGHLDEALKHAERIKDPEKRAQVIEKLRRTK, encoded by the coding sequence ATGCCGGATTCCGACGCCACGCTCCTGACCACCTTCGCCGCGACCCGGGACGAAAAGTCCTTCCGTACGCTGGCGGACCGGTATCTGGGGTTGATCTTCCACACGGCGCTGCGGCGCACAGGGAACCGCCCGCTGGCGGAGGAGGTGAGCCAGAACGTGCTGTGCGCGATGGCCAGAAAGGCGGGCAACCTGGCCCGGCACCCGGAGCGGCTCGCCCCATGGCTGCACCGCGCGACCATCCTGGAATCCCTGAAGGCCATGCGCTCCGAATGCTCCTACCAACGGCGGAAACACCTGCCACCCCCGGAAGAAACGCCCTCCAGTCCGGGCTCCGGCTCCATCTGGACAGACGCCGTCCCGCTGCTGGACGGTGCGCTGGACAAGCTCCCGGAAGCGGACCGAACCGTGCTGATGCTCCATTTTTTCGGAAACCGGAGCTTTCCGCAGATCGCCGGCATCCTGGGGAAATCCGCGGACGCGGTGCAGAAGCAATCCCGCCGCGCGCTGGAAAAGCTGTCCCGGCTGCTGCGGGCGCGGGGTGTGGCGCTTTCCGCCTCCGTCATCGCGGCAGGTCTCTCCGCGGAGTTCGCCAAGGCGGCACCCGTTTCGCTGGCTGCCACCGCCGCAGCGGCCGCCTGGTCCACTCCCTCATCCACCGGTCCCATCACCGCACTACTATCCATGAAACCGAAAGTCCTCATCCCCGCCGCCGTGCTGGTCTGCGGCCTGCCGCTGGCGGTCCAGCAATCCGCCATCTCATCCGCCGCCGCGCGGAACCGGGAACTCACAGCCTCCGCCCCGGGCGGTCCCGCCGGAGGCGGGGCCCCTTCCCGGCAGCGGGTCGTCGCGACTGCCACGGGGGGCGCGGCGAATCTGGATTTCATCGCTCTGGGCGACCGCTGGGATGGGATCCGCCGGTCGCTCGGCAATCATGCGATGCCCGGCACACCGGATCTCCAGGCGGAGGCCTATGCGGCTGATCTCGAAAACCTCGATACCCCCACTCTTGTCGAACTCATCCGGAAAGGCGCGGCGGAAACCATGAACCGGGATACAAAATACGCCACGCTGCGCACGCTGGCATTCACCTTGGCAAAGCGGGATCCCCGATTGGCATTGGAGACCCTGCTGACCGCATTTCCGGCAGGAGTGAACCTGCCCCGCGCCCTGAACCGGACCGGTGCAGGGAATATTCTGGGCCACTGGGCGGCAGCGGACCCGCGGGCGGCATATGACTGGTTCCAGGCGGGCAATCTCCGCGAACGTTATGGTCCGGAGCTGGGTGTTTCCAGCCCCCGCCGGGACAGCCTCGGCGAGCTGACCATCCCGCTGCTCGATTCCCTGCTCCTGTCTGACCCCGGGCTGGCGCGAGAACTGGTGTTGTCACTGCCGGAGGCAGAACGTCCGACATTTTTCGGGAACCTCACGATGGGAACCCGCTCGAAGAACACGGGCATCACTTTCACCGGAGAAGGGAGGCCGCCTGCACCCGTCCGAAAAACTGCCAACCTGCTCGCCCTGTTCCGTGAATTCGCACCCTCCCAGGTGGCGAAGGAACTGCCGGTCATCTTCCAGCCAGGCAGCGTCGCCCCCCGTGACCTGGAGGAGTTCCTCGCAGGGGTGGATTTCACCGAAGCGGAAAAGATCATGGTGGCGCGGCATCTGGCGCGAATGGCCCGCAGCAGCGTCCGCCAGCCTGACGGAACCGTCGTCGAACGGATCAACGGGGGAATGATGGAAGTCGCCAAGCGGCTGGCACCGGATCTCGCCTCCCAGCTTGCGGCGGATGCCGGGGAGGAAAGCAGGAAGCGCGATGCCGGCATGGCCCAGGCACAGCTCCAGATCCTGAACGCGCCGGTGGAACTGGGCGATCCCGCCATTTCCATGATCCTGATGAACCATGATTTCAGCGGCCATCTCGATGAAGCGCTCAAGCACGCGGAGCGCATCAAGGATCCGGAGAAAAGGGCCCAGGTGATCGAAAAACTCCGCCGCACGAAATGA
- a CDS encoding autotransporter-associated beta strand repeat-containing protein, which yields MKPSRLPAFLRRALALAALTSLGSSPALAATWYWDTDSATSGAQQGAGTWAAGGTSWWDGAANVSWNNAAGNVAHFGSQTNAGITATADASRTITVSNTVNAAGLVFNATTENSYILSGGEIVLADGSTIDVRGSNSTDTATKRHRITSTILGNNINITRSTTTSLAMLRLFGNNAWTGTLSLSAGSNEGIFVEALNVGAINTLSTVSVGANASMILATGSTFTPAFTLNGSGAAARGAIRFDTTGAIVSGAVTLTGPSTINVNSGITGTISGPITQGGHTLTVTPSGGILILSGNNTLSSVNLSGGNLALSGNNTITGNIAVGAHSLSLSGTNTFTGAGKITLNGGSLTLGRPGSLGTGANPIVLNGDANTIVAMVGAGGFSETEYAALPTMATTGGGTAAFGMGALSDFTWDGALSGTRGFAKSGPGTLTLLGTRSDSGGIQIREGSLRIYQIGDGGQNSSIGSSPSTASSVLLSGGRLMYVGPAAQTDRLFTMSASSMIDSSGHGPLRFTNTGTIVHSGNSGRTLTLTGYAPGENRIASIIPNTSNNTAIGVTKQGTAAWTLAGTNTYTGTTRNNGGILTLDYSAGADPVSTGAVHLNAGEIRIKGTTGGTTETFSTFQLAINQHTAATLKFENRVNLTATTFTHGGSTQRNDLIDISSNPNNSFTITALNSNNAMRVVNGVLMANASTTTNGRANLILRDKDGTYGFPTLSGGTSGNLVKISASTADSNIVTYTNGATAVFNDNTKNYRITKGEYSASGIWDTAGNYENMLFNTITLDSTAPAVAFENEISLSLNTGRFSPGMGSGQNSGKGILITGNNNVTISNAEFFNSNTQPIWFHNYLEPNAKFKIEADFDQQFLIFGGTGFTEHVGFFQKTDNFFLHGSTVRLSRGQILFPSEGNFRVAEGGVLEVNADFFSLGLYPEWDQVDFAKPLRTTPAGGIAFYGDSGMSAYSTAAPTPSVPIPKRVVHFATYDISGVPSSQQLVWGADRFLTQPDSETDGDYTFKLSSSRANAMLELRNNINLNGRSRKIEVANGSADVDALLNGVLSGSDASGIIKSGAGTLQLGGQNTYKGETRVQDGTLMVGPGNLHPSSTIYIATSATGGAGKLHVTGDVAVAAVYIDGAAQPAGKVTKENVVLGGGSLYVGSALTPYQQWANNNSLSTGESAADYDADFDGVKNGIEYAVGTAPKGSTPSVLTQVAGAPASVRFNRATTPVRSDLTLYLEASPDLGAATWTVLATSTAGAAMTSSVGVSATVSESAGTVTVTDNRTHATGKVFYRLRAQIP from the coding sequence ATGAAACCCTCTCGCCTTCCCGCTTTCCTCCGTCGTGCTCTGGCTTTGGCCGCCCTGACCAGCCTTGGTTCCTCCCCGGCTCTGGCAGCCACCTGGTATTGGGATACTGACTCCGCGACCAGTGGCGCCCAGCAGGGGGCCGGCACATGGGCCGCCGGCGGCACAAGCTGGTGGGACGGCGCCGCCAACGTATCGTGGAACAATGCGGCCGGAAACGTCGCCCATTTCGGCAGCCAGACCAACGCGGGGATCACCGCGACGGCCGATGCAAGCCGGACAATCACGGTTTCCAACACCGTGAACGCCGCAGGGCTGGTCTTCAACGCGACCACCGAGAACAGCTACATCCTGAGCGGCGGAGAGATTGTCCTCGCGGACGGATCGACCATCGACGTCAGGGGATCGAACAGCACCGATACGGCGACCAAGCGCCACCGCATCACCAGCACCATTTTAGGGAATAACATCAACATCACGCGCTCCACCACCACCAGTCTGGCCATGCTCCGGCTGTTCGGAAACAACGCATGGACCGGAACCCTTTCGCTCTCCGCAGGCTCAAATGAGGGGATTTTTGTCGAAGCGCTGAACGTAGGTGCCATCAATACCCTGAGCACTGTCTCGGTTGGGGCGAACGCAAGCATGATCCTTGCCACAGGATCCACCTTCACCCCGGCGTTCACCCTCAACGGAAGCGGTGCGGCCGCCCGGGGGGCGATCCGCTTCGACACCACCGGCGCCATTGTCTCCGGGGCGGTGACGCTGACGGGACCTTCGACGATCAACGTCAACTCCGGTATCACCGGCACCATATCAGGTCCCATCACTCAGGGCGGCCACACGCTGACTGTCACCCCAAGTGGCGGTATTCTGATCCTGAGTGGGAACAACACCCTTTCCTCTGTGAACCTGTCCGGCGGGAACCTGGCATTGTCCGGGAACAACACGATTACGGGTAACATTGCCGTCGGAGCGCACAGTCTGTCTCTGTCCGGTACCAACACGTTCACGGGAGCGGGCAAGATCACCCTCAACGGGGGGTCGCTTACGCTCGGTCGGCCGGGTTCCTTGGGTACTGGGGCGAATCCCATCGTCCTTAACGGAGACGCCAACACGATTGTCGCCATGGTTGGCGCGGGTGGTTTCAGCGAGACTGAGTATGCCGCGCTGCCCACCATGGCAACCACCGGTGGCGGGACAGCCGCCTTCGGCATGGGTGCCCTGTCCGACTTCACCTGGGACGGTGCCCTCTCCGGCACCCGTGGTTTTGCCAAGAGTGGTCCTGGTACCCTCACCCTCCTGGGTACCCGCTCCGACAGCGGCGGGATCCAGATCCGTGAAGGATCGCTGCGGATCTATCAGATTGGTGATGGAGGCCAGAACTCCTCGATCGGAAGTTCCCCTTCCACCGCGTCCAGCGTGCTCCTCAGCGGCGGACGCCTGATGTATGTCGGACCGGCGGCCCAGACCGACCGGTTGTTCACCATGAGCGCCAGTTCCATGATCGACTCCTCCGGTCACGGTCCCCTCCGTTTCACCAATACCGGCACCATCGTCCACTCAGGCAATTCGGGGCGAACCCTCACTCTCACTGGCTATGCACCGGGTGAGAACAGAATCGCCAGCATCATCCCGAACACGAGCAACAATACGGCGATTGGCGTCACCAAGCAGGGCACGGCGGCTTGGACGCTCGCCGGCACCAACACCTATACCGGGACCACCCGCAACAACGGCGGTATCCTGACCCTGGACTACAGCGCCGGGGCGGATCCCGTCAGCACCGGAGCGGTCCACCTGAACGCCGGTGAGATCCGCATCAAGGGCACCACCGGCGGAACCACGGAGACGTTCAGCACCTTCCAGCTTGCGATTAACCAGCACACCGCGGCCACCCTGAAGTTTGAGAACCGGGTCAACCTCACCGCCACGACCTTTACCCACGGAGGCAGCACGCAGCGCAACGACCTCATCGATATCTCAAGCAATCCCAACAACTCGTTCACGATCACCGCCCTCAATTCCAACAACGCCATGAGGGTTGTGAACGGGGTGCTCATGGCGAACGCCTCCACGACCACCAACGGCCGTGCCAACCTGATCCTGCGTGACAAGGATGGAACCTACGGGTTCCCGACGTTGAGCGGCGGAACCTCCGGCAACCTGGTCAAGATCAGCGCCTCCACCGCGGACTCCAACATTGTCACTTATACCAACGGCGCGACCGCCGTTTTCAACGACAATACCAAGAACTACAGGATCACCAAAGGGGAATACAGCGCCAGCGGGATCTGGGACACCGCCGGCAACTATGAGAACATGCTGTTCAACACCATCACGTTGGACTCGACGGCCCCTGCCGTCGCTTTTGAGAACGAGATCAGCCTGTCGTTGAACACCGGCCGCTTTTCCCCGGGGATGGGCAGCGGACAGAACAGCGGAAAAGGCATCCTGATCACAGGGAACAACAATGTGACGATCTCCAATGCCGAATTCTTCAACTCGAACACCCAGCCGATCTGGTTCCACAATTATCTGGAGCCGAACGCCAAGTTCAAAATCGAAGCCGACTTCGACCAGCAGTTCCTCATTTTCGGCGGCACCGGATTCACCGAGCACGTGGGATTCTTCCAGAAGACGGACAACTTCTTCCTCCACGGCTCCACGGTGCGCCTTTCACGCGGCCAGATCCTCTTCCCATCGGAGGGCAACTTCCGGGTTGCGGAGGGCGGCGTCCTCGAGGTGAACGCGGACTTCTTCAGCCTCGGGCTGTATCCCGAATGGGATCAGGTGGATTTCGCGAAGCCGCTGAGAACCACCCCGGCCGGCGGCATCGCATTTTACGGAGACTCCGGAATGAGCGCCTATTCCACTGCGGCGCCGACCCCTTCGGTGCCGATCCCCAAGAGAGTGGTGCACTTCGCGACCTACGACATTTCCGGCGTCCCGAGCAGCCAGCAACTCGTATGGGGAGCTGATCGTTTCCTCACGCAGCCGGATTCCGAGACGGATGGGGACTACACCTTCAAGCTGTCCTCCTCCAGGGCGAACGCCATGCTGGAGTTGCGCAACAACATCAACCTCAACGGCCGCAGCCGGAAGATCGAGGTGGCGAACGGCAGTGCGGATGTTGATGCCCTGCTCAACGGGGTTCTCAGCGGCAGTGACGCCTCCGGCATCATCAAGTCCGGGGCCGGCACGCTTCAACTCGGAGGACAGAACACCTACAAGGGGGAGACCCGCGTCCAGGACGGAACCCTCATGGTCGGACCGGGGAACCTGCATCCTTCATCCACGATCTACATCGCCACATCCGCCACCGGTGGCGCTGGCAAGCTGCACGTCACGGGTGACGTCGCCGTCGCCGCTGTCTACATCGACGGAGCCGCCCAACCCGCGGGGAAGGTGACGAAAGAGAACGTCGTTCTCGGAGGCGGTTCCCTGTATGTCGGCAGCGCCCTCACCCCATACCAGCAGTGGGCGAACAACAACAGCCTCTCGACGGGTGAATCCGCCGCCGACTATGACGCGGACTTCGACGGCGTGAAGAACGGCATCGAATATGCGGTGGGGACGGCTCCGAAGGGCTCGACCCCATCCGTTCTGACCCAGGTGGCAGGTGCCCCCGCGTCGGTGAGGTTCAACCGGGCGACCACTCCGGTCCGCAGCGACCTGACCCTCTATCTGGAGGCCAGTCCGGACCTGGGGGCCGCCACCTGGACGGTGCTGGCGACCAGCACTGCGGGTGCCGCGATGACCAGCAGCGTGGGCGTGAGTGCGACCGTGTCGGAATCCGCAGGCACGGTTACCGTCACCGACAACAGGACCCACGCCACCGGGAAAGTCTTTTACCGCTTGAGGGCCCAGATCCCCTGA
- a CDS encoding sugar phosphate isomerase/epimerase, with protein sequence MNRRKLLTMVPAAAALLSLRSKAAPIPASAATQAGFAISVQCWSLKEFTLFEAIEKAASAGATGVEIFPGQKLSPEDDTKLGPDMADDKIQALKAHLEKNKIAAVNFGVTGIDKDEAKARPVFEFAKKLGLYGVTTESLGSLDTLEKLAKEYDVKVCFHNHPKPTALWNPDTIWNAIKDRHENIGFCADLGHWATSGLDPLEVIKKIAPRVRSFHMKDREIVGKPSRDRPFGTGVIDNFAILDEVRKHGFAGNVTIEYEFNWKNNVTEIAQCVGYLRAYSATRKG encoded by the coding sequence ATGAACCGACGCAAACTTCTCACGATGGTGCCAGCCGCCGCGGCCCTTCTTTCGCTCCGCTCGAAAGCCGCCCCCATCCCGGCCTCCGCCGCCACCCAGGCCGGCTTCGCCATTTCCGTCCAGTGCTGGTCGCTGAAGGAATTCACCCTCTTCGAAGCCATCGAAAAGGCCGCTTCCGCCGGTGCCACCGGGGTCGAGATCTTCCCCGGCCAGAAGCTTTCCCCGGAGGATGACACGAAGCTGGGGCCGGACATGGCGGACGACAAGATCCAGGCTCTGAAGGCCCACCTCGAGAAGAACAAGATCGCCGCCGTGAACTTCGGCGTCACCGGCATCGACAAGGACGAGGCGAAGGCCCGACCGGTGTTTGAGTTCGCGAAAAAACTCGGCCTCTACGGCGTCACCACCGAGTCGCTGGGCTCCCTCGACACGCTTGAGAAACTGGCGAAGGAATACGACGTGAAGGTCTGCTTCCACAACCATCCGAAGCCAACGGCTCTCTGGAATCCGGACACCATTTGGAATGCCATCAAGGACCGCCATGAGAACATCGGCTTCTGCGCGGACCTCGGCCACTGGGCCACCTCGGGCCTGGACCCGCTCGAAGTCATCAAAAAGATCGCTCCGCGCGTCCGCTCCTTCCACATGAAGGACCGCGAGATCGTCGGCAAGCCGAGCCGCGACCGCCCGTTCGGCACCGGCGTGATCGACAACTTCGCCATCCTCGATGAGGTCCGCAAACACGGCTTCGCCGGCAACGTCACCATCGAGTACGAATTCAACTGGAAAAACAACGTCACGGAGATCGCCCAGTGCGTCGGCTACCTCCGCGCCTACTCCGCCACCCGCAAGGGCTGA
- a CDS encoding GNAT family N-acetyltransferase: protein MPDEIQIRDAVPADAPAIADIHVRCWQAAYAGILPGDHLAALSIGKHTAFWEGELAGSGSITLVSVREGSITGWISGGGSRDDDGAKTSEIHAIYVSPDCWGGGSGKKLMEAMERHFPSGSPITLWVLEQNQRGIGFYQRLGFTAEGMTKRIRIGGAELAEIRLRKEWTPRDIREMMAGP from the coding sequence ATGCCGGATGAAATCCAGATACGCGACGCCGTCCCTGCGGATGCACCGGCCATCGCGGACATCCATGTCCGCTGCTGGCAGGCGGCGTACGCGGGTATCCTGCCGGGTGACCATCTGGCCGCGCTTTCCATCGGAAAACACACCGCTTTCTGGGAGGGCGAACTCGCCGGAAGCGGGAGTATCACGCTGGTATCCGTCCGGGAAGGATCGATCACCGGTTGGATTTCCGGTGGCGGCAGCCGCGATGACGATGGAGCGAAGACATCCGAGATCCACGCCATCTATGTCTCCCCTGACTGCTGGGGCGGCGGCAGCGGAAAAAAATTGATGGAAGCCATGGAGCGCCATTTCCCATCCGGATCTCCCATCACACTGTGGGTGCTGGAACAGAACCAGCGCGGCATCGGTTTCTACCAACGGCTGGGCTTCACAGCGGAAGGCATGACGAAGAGAATCCGGATCGGCGGGGCGGAGCTGGCGGAGATCCGGCTGCGGAAGGAATGGACTCCGCGGGACATTCGGGAAATGATGGCAGGACCATGA
- a CDS encoding FAD-dependent oxidoreductase, translated as MIRSLRTIPFLAALIATAHAEDTINADVCVYGATPAGINAAIAAKQEGASVILIEPSRWVGGILGAGIKTKQDCPEPRAVGGLTKSKIFTFGNFPSHLRRDFEAWLKEENIGIVREHRVKSTTKDGAKITTVTLENAPPDKEGIPIPEALPGSPEKQVQAKVFIDASYEGDLMAKAGVSYSVGREAASEFNEEPAGVGKQTNWTPIDPYVKPGDPSSGVLPLVDPDHGRPLGAADDYTQAYNYRYYVTDEADNKAEFGVPPGYDAAQFELVGRFVEHLKKVHADDAKKLDERLSAIFPGWMNSGEYNYQRNSLVTMAPLNVSRFYQDGDYATKSKVWRQHRDYLAGLHHFMSTDPRVPQEFREKTAKLGLKLDTHPDTNGWPNQLYVRISRRMDAPYKLSHKDVLNKTDEKDAVGLALYGVDTYPPRRYVAKHPESGQIGVATEGNMFIGGPKGTGHPYPVPYRSITPKAEQCENLLVPVCFSATYIAYASARMEPVFAVLGESSGVAAAQAVKAGQKVQEVDVPRLQARLKERGQVLSWEPK; from the coding sequence ATGATCCGATCCCTACGAACCATCCCTTTCCTCGCGGCCCTCATCGCCACCGCCCACGCGGAGGACACCATCAATGCCGATGTCTGCGTCTATGGCGCGACGCCTGCGGGCATCAACGCCGCCATCGCCGCCAAGCAGGAAGGCGCGAGCGTCATCCTCATCGAGCCGTCCCGCTGGGTCGGCGGCATCCTCGGCGCGGGCATCAAGACGAAGCAGGACTGCCCGGAACCAAGGGCGGTCGGCGGCCTCACGAAGTCGAAGATTTTCACCTTCGGGAATTTCCCCAGCCATCTGCGCCGCGACTTCGAGGCATGGCTGAAGGAAGAGAACATCGGGATCGTCCGCGAGCACCGGGTGAAATCCACCACCAAGGATGGCGCGAAAATCACCACGGTCACGCTCGAAAACGCCCCGCCGGACAAGGAAGGCATCCCGATCCCGGAAGCGCTCCCCGGCTCCCCTGAAAAGCAGGTGCAGGCGAAAGTGTTCATCGATGCCTCCTATGAAGGCGACCTGATGGCGAAGGCCGGGGTTTCCTACTCCGTGGGCCGCGAAGCCGCTTCCGAGTTCAACGAGGAACCGGCGGGCGTGGGCAAGCAGACGAACTGGACGCCCATCGACCCCTATGTGAAACCCGGAGATCCATCCAGCGGTGTGCTGCCGCTGGTGGACCCCGATCATGGCAGGCCACTGGGTGCGGCGGATGACTACACCCAGGCCTACAACTACCGTTACTACGTGACGGATGAAGCGGACAACAAGGCCGAGTTCGGCGTTCCTCCGGGTTATGACGCGGCGCAGTTCGAGCTGGTGGGCCGGTTCGTGGAGCACCTGAAAAAGGTGCATGCGGACGATGCCAAGAAGCTGGACGAGCGCCTCTCCGCCATCTTCCCCGGCTGGATGAACTCCGGCGAATACAACTACCAGCGCAACTCGCTGGTGACGATGGCCCCTCTGAACGTCTCCCGCTTCTACCAGGACGGTGACTATGCCACCAAGTCGAAGGTATGGCGCCAGCACCGCGACTATCTCGCCGGCCTCCATCACTTCATGTCCACCGACCCGCGCGTGCCGCAGGAGTTCCGGGAAAAGACCGCGAAGCTGGGACTGAAGCTGGATACCCACCCGGACACCAACGGCTGGCCGAACCAACTCTACGTCCGCATCTCCCGCCGGATGGACGCTCCCTACAAGCTCAGCCACAAGGACGTGCTCAACAAAACGGACGAGAAGGATGCCGTCGGACTCGCCCTATACGGGGTGGACACCTACCCGCCGCGCCGCTACGTGGCGAAGCACCCGGAGAGCGGCCAGATCGGTGTGGCGACGGAGGGCAACATGTTCATTGGCGGACCGAAAGGCACCGGGCATCCCTACCCGGTTCCCTATCGCTCGATCACACCAAAGGCGGAACAATGCGAGAACCTGCTGGTTCCCGTCTGTTTCAGCGCCACCTACATCGCCTACGCCTCCGCACGGATGGAGCCTGTCTTCGCCGTGCTGGGGGAGTCGTCCGGCGTCGCCGCCGCCCAGGCGGTCAAGGCGGGACAGAAGGTGCAGGAAGTGGATGTCCCGAGACTGCAGGCCCGCCTGAAGGAACGCGGGCAGGTGCTTTCGTGGGAGCCGAAGTAA